In Flavobacterium sp. N1736, the following are encoded in one genomic region:
- the tilS gene encoding tRNA lysidine(34) synthetase TilS, which translates to MLSKFQNHLASRFPFLEYKKLFLAVSGGLDSMVLLHLLKQLPYEIAVLHCNFQLRGLESFGDQDFIQNYCDQNNIPVFTTQFDTEAFAKDYKLSTQVAARELRYSWFYELLETKNFDYIVTAHHADDNLETFIINLTRGTGLDGLTGIPEQNDKIIRPLLPFSREEILKYAEENNIEWREDSSNASNKYLRNKIRHDLVPILKEINPNFLNAFQKTQSYLQESKEMIEDASIMIYQQVAKEVGNDIHFDLNQLIKLPNYKSYLYQWLNEFGFLAWNDVYDLVDGQSGKQVFAAEFRLLKNRNTLILSPILEEDEKDEYLITENEEDVNFPLKLKLCRVDDITIDSNKSIFVDAKKIQFPLVLRKWNEGDVFHPFGMNGKSKKVSKLFKDEKLSLIEKEKTWILCSNNQIVWVVGIRQDERFKIEDTTNNILKIELQ; encoded by the coding sequence AAAACTGTTTCTTGCCGTAAGCGGAGGTTTAGATAGTATGGTTTTGCTGCATTTATTGAAACAACTACCTTATGAAATTGCTGTTTTGCATTGTAATTTTCAGCTTCGCGGATTAGAAAGTTTTGGTGATCAGGATTTCATTCAAAACTATTGCGATCAAAATAATATTCCCGTTTTTACAACGCAATTTGATACCGAAGCTTTTGCAAAAGATTATAAACTTTCTACACAGGTTGCGGCTCGCGAATTGCGTTATAGCTGGTTTTATGAACTTTTAGAAACCAAAAACTTCGATTATATTGTAACGGCACATCATGCCGATGATAATCTGGAAACTTTCATTATCAATTTAACACGCGGAACGGGATTAGATGGTTTAACCGGAATTCCGGAACAAAATGATAAAATTATACGTCCGCTTTTGCCTTTTTCGAGAGAAGAAATTTTGAAATACGCAGAAGAAAATAATATCGAATGGCGTGAAGACAGCAGTAATGCATCGAATAAATATCTGAGAAATAAAATCCGTCATGATCTGGTTCCGATTTTAAAAGAAATAAATCCGAACTTCCTGAATGCTTTTCAGAAAACACAATCGTATTTGCAGGAATCAAAAGAAATGATTGAAGATGCTTCGATTATGATTTATCAGCAAGTGGCGAAAGAAGTTGGCAATGATATTCATTTTGATTTAAATCAGCTAATAAAACTTCCTAATTATAAATCGTATTTGTACCAATGGCTGAATGAATTTGGCTTTTTGGCTTGGAATGATGTTTATGATTTAGTTGACGGACAATCTGGCAAACAGGTTTTTGCTGCGGAATTTCGATTGCTAAAAAATAGAAATACGTTGATTTTAAGTCCGATTTTAGAAGAAGATGAAAAGGATGAATATCTGATTACTGAAAATGAAGAAGACGTTAATTTTCCCTTAAAATTGAAGCTTTGTCGGGTAGATGACATTACAATAGATTCAAATAAGTCTATCTTTGTTGACGCTAAAAAAATCCAGTTTCCTTTGGTTTTACGTAAATGGAATGAGGGAGATGTTTTTCATCCTTTTGGCATGAACGGCAAATCAAAAAAGGTGAGCAAACTTTTTAAAGATGAGAAATTGTCGCTAATTGAAAAAGAAAAAACGTGGATTTTATGTTCCAATAATCAGATTGTATGGGTTGTTGGAATTAGACAGGACGAACGTTTTAAAATAGAAGATACCACAAATAATATACTTAAAATAGAATTACAATAA